The stretch of DNA ACCCTTGGCCGTTTTGCCTTTGACTGTTCACCCGAGCCAGTTCATCCAGACCTACCCTGTGCAGACGCTGTTGCCGGACACGCCCACCACCTTGACCGTCAACGCACCTTCCCACCCCGGCTTGGCCGAGCTCCGTTTGCTCCTCAGTCCGGTGGCCTGGCCGGCTTCGCTCCCACCTGAACCCCTGTCCCTGGCCCAAGCGGTTCTCCAGCACTTGCACAGCGTCAGCAACCCGAGCAACCCCAGCAAAGACACCTACAGCTTGGACACCAGCACCTGGGCCGGTTTGACGTTTATTTATCGGGTGGGGTAGGCGGGGCAATTTCCTCGTAAATGACGCAGCGAATGTAGTTAATCGCCAAATCCCCCAATCCCACGTCGGGGCGCGAACCATCCGCCAAACGAATCCGCTCAAAGCGAATCCCCCGGCCCAACTCCAGGTGAAACCAGCCCAAGCCCAGGAAAAACCGCTGCAACTGCAACCAGGGCCGGTCTTGCAGATGGTCGGTGTTGGATTCCAAGGGCAACCAGCCCCGCCCGGGCCAATACACCTCCAGCCACACGTGGTTGAACTGGGGCAGCAAGGGAACGTGTTTTAACTCCGGCGTTCGGGGGCATTTGTAGCGTCCCGCCGTCCGGCAGGCAATGCCATTGAGCCGTAGCAGCGCCAGCAACAACCCCACGTATTCCCCACAGGAACCCGTGCCCCGTTGCAGGACAATGTGCGGCGGGTCAATGGTGCCTTTCATCTGGTAGCGCAGCCGGTCATAGACATAGTTGCGAATCGCCCGCAGCTTTTCGGGAAACGTTTGCGCACCCGCCACCGCCTCCTTGGCCGCCTGTTGGATGATGGGCTGGTCCATGCTCAGGTCGTCGTCGTCCACCAGGTAGCGCTGTTGCATCTCTGGCTCCAGGGGCGGGACCGACTCGCTGGCACCGGGGGGAATGTGGTACTTGATGCTAAAGACCTCCAACACCGCTTTCCAACCGAACACCAGGGCTTGCCGCTCATCCAACCGGTCAAACCGAAACACGGCCACCGGCTGTCCCTCCTCCCATTCCAGTTCAAAGGGCCGCCCTACCGGTTCAACAGAACGCACCCGCTGGCGGTCGGTCGTTGCGGGCAAGGCAATCCGCCATTCCAACTGTTCCAAGGTCACGGCCTCCACCGGCGACCACTCCTCGATGTAGCTCAACTCCAGGACAAAGCCATTGCTCAGGGTGTAGTGCCCGTCGGGGTAGTAATGAAACACCAGGGGATGGATAAACACCCGGTCCCGAAACCCCAACTGCAACGGCGGGCTGGCATTGGGTTCGTCGCGGATGTAGGGTTCCTCGTCGCTGTAGGCCACGTAATAGCGTCCTTGCCACTGGGTTAGCCCCACTGGATGCTCGTAGGGCGTGATCACGGTCAATTCCACCTGACCGGTTTCAGGATGCAGTTGATAAACGCTCTGTTCGGTGTCATCGCAGGCCCACAGGGTCTCCCCAATAAACGTCAACTGGATCACCCCCACGCCTGGTGCTGGCCAGTCCCGCAGTTTTCCTTGTTCCAAGTCCACAACCCAGAGACACCCCCGCCCGCGACTGCTCAGGTACAACCGCTTCCCCAGCTTGGCAATGCCTTCGACCCGGTCCGGCAACGTCCACACCAACTGGGGTTCCGCCAGATGCCACAGCGTGTCGGTGATATGGCACGTGCTGGTGTACACCTGGTCCCCATCCGTAAACCAGAGCGTTTCTCCCTCCAGGTACCAGCCGCCAATGTCCCGCAGGTAGTGGGTTGTGTCTCGATTCAGAATGCGTAGGTTTTCCGTGTGGGGGTCCATCAGCGCCAGGTAACCCGAGCGGGGGTCGAGCGTTAAGAGCTGGTCGCGCCAAACCGTCAAGCCTTGTAAACTCCGCAGGACAGGGGGTCGCAGGGTACGAAACAGGGGATTGGCCATGCTCCATGCCAGGTTTTGATAATTTTCCATTATCCCTCAGTTCATTAAAAACAAAGGTTCTTCCGTGCCGAGCCACCCCGGTTCCATTACCATAAAAGGAGAAATCATAAAAAAATGTAAACAAAGGGGGGATGGACATGGTGACCACCGCCACACCACCAAAGTCAAAACGCTTATCCCTGCAAGTAGAAACCATTGGTGCAGATACCACAGCGATTCGTTCCCTAGACTGGGACCGCGACCGGTTTGATATTGAATTTGGGTTACAGAACGGCACCACCTACAACTCATTTTTGATCCAAGCGGACAAAACCGCCCTGGTGGACACCTCCCACGCCAAGTTTCGGGAATTGTACATCCCTCGGTTACAAGAACTGATTGACCTGCAAACTCTGGACTATCTCATCATCAGCCACACGGAACCCGACCACAGTGGCTTGGTGCGAGACATTCTGGAGTTGGCGCCCCAGGTGACAGTAGTGGGGTCCAAAGTAGCGCTGCAATTTTTGGATGATTTTGTGCATCGGCCCTATCAACGCTGGCAGGTGAAACAGGGCGACCAGATTGACCTGGGCCGGGGGCATGTATTGGAATTCATCAGCGCTCCCAACCTGCACTGGCCCGATACGATGTTGACCTGGGACCATGCCACCCGGATTCTGTTCACCTGCGACGTGTTTGGGATGCACTATTGCCGCGAGACCTTGTACGACGAATCCCTGACTGAAATTGAAGATGACTTTCGTTACTACTACGACTGTTTGATGGGACCCAACGCGCGGTCGGTGCTGGCGGCCTTGAAACGGTTAGCCCCCCTGGGTCAACCCAGCCTGATTGCCACGGGTCACGGCCCCTTGTTGCGCTATCACATTCCCGATTGGATCGACCGCTATCGCCACTGGAGCGAAAACCAGGAAAAAAGTGGCACCACAATTGCCGTCTTCTACGTGGCGGACTACGGCTACAGCGACCGGCTCTCGCAAGCCATTGCCCACGGGATCACCAAGACCGGCACGGCGGTGGAAATGGTGGATATGAAAGCAGCGGAATTGCAGGACGTGCGGGAACTGGTAGAGCGCAGCCAGGGCGTGGTGATTGGCATGCCACCAGTCAGTGGCGAGTGGGCGGAGCACCTGCGGGCGGTGATTGGCACAATCCTGGGTTCGGTTCACGCCAAGCAGAGCTTCGGCCTGTTTGAATCTGGCGGGGGCCAGGACGACAATATACACCTGCTGGCGGCCAAGCTGCGGGATTTAGGGTTAACCATGGCGTTTCCCCCGCTACGGCTAGACAGCGCCCCTACCCCGGCGACCTACCAGCGGGCGGAAGAAGCGGGTACTGACTTGGGGCAATGGGTCAACCGCGACCGCACCATCCAGCAGATGAAATCCCTCGATAACGACCTCGACCGGGCCTTGGGGCGGTTGAGTAGTGGGCTATACATCATTACCGCACGCCAGGGTGACCGCAGTGGAGCGATGTTGGCCAGTTGGGTGAGCCAGGCGAGTTTCCAGCCCCTGGGATTGACCATCGCCGTTGCCAAAGACCGGGCCATCGAAGCCTTGATGCAGGTGGGCGATACCTTTGTCCTAAACGTTTTGGAAGCGGGCAATTACCAGCATCTGATGAAACATTTCTTGAAGCGATTTGGTCCTGGGGAAGACCGCTTTGCGGGGGTGAAAACCCAACCGGCGAAAAACGGTTCTCCCATTCTCGCCGAAGCGCTGGCCTACCTAGAATGCACCGTCGCCAGCCGCATGGAGTGTTCCGACCACTGGATCGTCTATGCCACGGTGCAGGACGGGCGGGTTGCCAAACCGGATGGCTTGACGGCAGTTCACCATCGCAAAGTCGGGAATCACTACTAAATCGCCACCGGCAGGGATATTTGCGGTTTAATCATAGGGTGATCCCGATGGAGAGATGCCCATGAAACCGCAGTTCCCGAAAGGGTGGCTTTATCCTGGTCTGATGGCCCTGTCCAGTTGGGTGGTGATTGCCCAGCAGTCCAGCCCCGACATTCTGGCTGACATCAGCAACGCCTGGAATAACTTCATCGAATCGGGGCAGTGGGTGGCTTTGCTGGTCGGTCTGGTGCTGGGGTACTTGATCCGCATGTTCACCAGTTACTGAGCACCGCTATCTGCTGCTCCTGCAGGCCAATGATTTGCCCCCCCAAGCGCTGGATCGTTGTTAGATACTCGCTGACCTCGGCTGTGATTAATTCTCCTGGCAGCAACACCGGTATTCCTGGCGGGTAAGGACTAACCACCGCCCCGCTGACGCGACCCACGGCAGCGGACCAGGGAACCAGGGTGTGGGGCGCAAAAAACGCTTCCCGGAGCGATAAGACTGCTTTGGTTACAGGGGGCAAC from Gloeomargarita sp. SKYB120 encodes:
- a CDS encoding transglutaminase family protein, which gives rise to MANPLFRTLRPPVLRSLQGLTVWRDQLLTLDPRSGYLALMDPHTENLRILNRDTTHYLRDIGGWYLEGETLWFTDGDQVYTSTCHITDTLWHLAEPQLVWTLPDRVEGIAKLGKRLYLSSRGRGCLWVVDLEQGKLRDWPAPGVGVIQLTFIGETLWACDDTEQSVYQLHPETGQVELTVITPYEHPVGLTQWQGRYYVAYSDEEPYIRDEPNASPPLQLGFRDRVFIHPLVFHYYPDGHYTLSNGFVLELSYIEEWSPVEAVTLEQLEWRIALPATTDRQRVRSVEPVGRPFELEWEEGQPVAVFRFDRLDERQALVFGWKAVLEVFSIKYHIPPGASESVPPLEPEMQQRYLVDDDDLSMDQPIIQQAAKEAVAGAQTFPEKLRAIRNYVYDRLRYQMKGTIDPPHIVLQRGTGSCGEYVGLLLALLRLNGIACRTAGRYKCPRTPELKHVPLLPQFNHVWLEVYWPGRGWLPLESNTDHLQDRPWLQLQRFFLGLGWFHLELGRGIRFERIRLADGSRPDVGLGDLAINYIRCVIYEEIAPPTPPDK
- a CDS encoding diflavin flavoprotein; this encodes MDMVTTATPPKSKRLSLQVETIGADTTAIRSLDWDRDRFDIEFGLQNGTTYNSFLIQADKTALVDTSHAKFRELYIPRLQELIDLQTLDYLIISHTEPDHSGLVRDILELAPQVTVVGSKVALQFLDDFVHRPYQRWQVKQGDQIDLGRGHVLEFISAPNLHWPDTMLTWDHATRILFTCDVFGMHYCRETLYDESLTEIEDDFRYYYDCLMGPNARSVLAALKRLAPLGQPSLIATGHGPLLRYHIPDWIDRYRHWSENQEKSGTTIAVFYVADYGYSDRLSQAIAHGITKTGTAVEMVDMKAAELQDVRELVERSQGVVIGMPPVSGEWAEHLRAVIGTILGSVHAKQSFGLFESGGGQDDNIHLLAAKLRDLGLTMAFPPLRLDSAPTPATYQRAEEAGTDLGQWVNRDRTIQQMKSLDNDLDRALGRLSSGLYIITARQGDRSGAMLASWVSQASFQPLGLTIAVAKDRAIEALMQVGDTFVLNVLEAGNYQHLMKHFLKRFGPGEDRFAGVKTQPAKNGSPILAEALAYLECTVASRMECSDHWIVYATVQDGRVAKPDGLTAVHHRKVGNHY